The following is a genomic window from Thaumasiovibrio subtropicus.
GGTGTGAGTAAATCTGTTGTTTCTTTCTTATTTGTCTAGAAAAGACTATATATCGTCCATAACAGGAAACTATTCCCACATTTAAATTACGTGATTAACCCCTTCATTTTTGCTCATTTGAAACAAAAAATAGTGACAGGAAGCTCAAAATTGCTCAAATGAGCAATATAAATACTAAAAATGAAAACAGCAATGGATATTGATAAAAAATGGCAGCCCTGATTGGCTGCCATTTTATTCAATTCTTATACGGTATTAGGCGGGGTCATTAACGGATATACATCGCACACCATCTCGCATCAGCATCTCAACTTTATCTGGCTCAATGTAGTCCGTGTAAAGACAATGAACTGAAGACCATGCGGCTATTTTTACTTGTGATCGCCTTACCCATTTACTGCTATCGGTGATCAGCAAAGTATGGCTCGCTTGCGCAATAAGGCATCGGGTGACATCCGCTTCACTGATATCATAATCATAGATCCCATCATCAATATCCATGCTACCGCAGCTGACCACTGCGTAATCAGCTTTGAACTGTTGAAAGGCATTGATCGTGCTGTACCCCACCAAATCTTTATCCGCATGGCGTAGCACTCCTCCCACCACCACCACCTCGATGGCCGGGGCTTGCGACAAAATACTGGCCACAGAAATGTTGTTGGTGATAACACGGAGATCTTGGTGTTGTAGCAATGCCTGTGCAACACACTCGGCAGTTGTACCGAAGCCCAGAAAGAGGCTGGTACCTGCACCAATATCCTCTACGAGCCGCTCGGCAATGACCGTTTTCGTCTCATAGTTTGTCGCTTGACGCTCAAAGAAAGGCTTATTGCTAAACTGGTTGTTCTTTGTGATGCCGCCAAAATAGCGCCTTGCGACACCAATCTCGCAAAGCAGATTGATATCACGGCGAATTGTCTGCGTGGAAACGGAGAAATGGTCAGCGAGATCATCAGTGTGCAACTTCTCCTTTTCCTCTAGTAACTGGCAAATTTGCTTTTGCCTAAGCGATAACTTGTCATCATCCATCTCAGCAACATCCTAACTTCAATTGAATGTTCAAATGAAACGACGAGCAGGATAAAAAGTCAAGACCATCAACCAAAATCACAGGGCAAAGCACAAACCTTCACTATCAAAGACAACCTTCGTTATCCTAGCGAAGAGAGACAGCGAACAACACGAAACTCAATAATATTAATATTAAGCATTAATAAAAAGAATCACTCTGAACACTATATTAAAAGACAATTTACATTAATCTAAAAATAAACTAAAACTCAACCATAAAAATAAAAATTTCATTGCCTACTGGTTTGTTTAACGCATAATCATGCCGTTGTTTTAAGTGGTACTCAGCACATGACCTTAGTAAACATTGACCGTTTCCATCAATGGCGGCGCTTTGCGCGCTTGAAAATAATAGATTTCATTACCAACCTATTAACAAGAAAAAAAGCAATTTCTACCAAAGAGATCACATCCATTGCGTTATTACGTTGGGATGGGAAACTTGGTGACTCTATTGTTAGCGGCGCATTCATTCAGCAGTTAAATAGATATCGCCCTGATATCAAAATCACCATCATCACAACTCAATCTGCCTACCAGTGGCTTAAACACATTGGTAATGTCGAGTTTGTGCTTGTCGAAGGTAAAAACAAGCGTGCACTTAAAACACTGCGCGAACATCAGGGGAGGTTTGACGCGGTCGCTGAGCTCTCATGCCGATTGAGCCATCAAACATTGCATGCGATGCGCGTGTTGAAGGCCAGTATGAATATTGGCTATCAGCAGAACGATTTTAAAACGTTCAATCAGCAACTCACAACCCTGAATTTTCAACAACGCTATATTGAACTGGCAGCGCTATTTACTGGCGATAAAGAGCCAATGCCATTACCCGTTCCTGATTACAATAACCACCAGATGTCAGGGAAGGTTATTCAAAAGAGAGATATTATTTGTGTCAATTTATTTGGTGCTAATATTGAAAGAACTTTCAGTAAAAAAGCGGCAATTTATTTTTTAGACAACTTGGCTAACAAATTTAAGCATCATCAAATTATCCTCATACCGACGCCAGATAAAATGGCATTTTTGCATGACGTAACTTCAAGTCTAAATCATCCATCGATTTACCTACCAGATATTACACCGAGCATTAGCAATACTTTATATTTACTCAGTGTCTCCGCGTTATGTATTTCGCCTGATACCGCCGTCATACACATGGCAGGCGCGTTGAATACCCCCACGTTGGGCATCTACCGCTACGATATGGACAACTATCATCAGTGGCCACCCAGCGCCTTCTTCAGCGACGTGACGTTTATTCGACAAGACAAAGCGCCTGGTGTAGAGATCGATACCCAAGATCTTGATCTCAATGAATTACTAGGGAAGGCTCAAACACTCATTTCACAGAGCCAGCAAGAAGATAAGCGCCGCGCTTAACACCCAAAAGCAGAAACAAAAAACCCGGCCAATAGCCGGGGCGTGTCCAGGAAAAAACGTTATCTTCCTTGATGGTTTTCACCCAGCAGATAACGAGCGTCTGTTTTGTTGATAAGCTTACGCTACCAACACCTGGAAAAAGAACAGCCATTGAAGTTCAATGGCTGTGAGTAATTGAAAAGACGTCTAAAGTTAGTCTTCGTACTTCTTGATGAGCAAGGTCGCGTTCGTACCGCCAAAGCCGAAGCTGTTTGACATCACGGTCTTAAGCTCTGCTTCGCGAGTTTCAGTGACAATGTCTAAGCCCGCAGCAGCTTCGTCTAGGTTGTCGATATTGATGCTTGGAGCAACGAAGTTGTTTTCTAGCATCAAGGTTGAGTAGATTGCTTCATGTACACCTGCAGCACCTAATGCGTGACCTGTCATTGCTTTAGTTGCTGAAATAGCCGGTGACTTATCACCAAACACTTCTTGAATCGCACCAAGCTCTTTGGTGTCACCCACTGGCGTAGACGTACCGTGCGTGTTGATGTAATCAACATCACCCTCGAAATCTTGCATCGCCATTTGCATACAACGCACGGCACCTTCACCTGATGGTGCTACCATGTCGTAACCGTCAGAAGTTGCACCATAGCCGATGATTTCACCGTAGATCTTCGCACCACGCGCTTTCGCATGCTCGAGTTCTTCGATAACGAGAATACCGCCACCACCAGAGATGATGAAGCCATCGCGATCTGCGTCATAAGTGCGTGATGCGGCTTTTGGATTGTCGTTGTATTTGGTTGAGAGTGCGCCCATTGCATCAAACATGATGGTTTGTGTCCAATCGAGCTCTTCACCACCACCAGCGAAGACAACATCTTGTTTACCCAACTGGATAAGTTCTAGTGCGTGACCAATACAGTGTGCAGATGTCGCACATGCTGAACTGATTGAGTAGTTAACACCTTTAATTTTGAAAGGCGTAGCAAGACAGGCTGATACCGTTGAAGACATGGTGCGTGGAACCATGTATGGACCGATACGACGCACACCGCGCTCCAGCATTGTGTCTGTCGCTGTTTTTTGGTTAACGGCAGATGCACCGCCTGAGCCTGCAACAAGACCTGTACGGAAATTCGATACTTGCTCTTCCGTTAGACCCGCGTCTTCGATTGCTTGCTCCATAGAAAGGTATGCGTAACCTGCCGCATCACCCATGAATCGCATGATTTTGCGGTCAATGTGCTCCGCAGGGTTGAGTTTCAGATCACCCCAAACATTACTGCGCAGTTTCATTTCCGCGAACTGCTCAGAGAAGTTGATCCCAGACTTGCCCTCTTTAAGAGACGCCAGCACCTCTTTCACGTTGTTACCGATGCTGGATACGATACCCATGCCTGTGATTACAGCTCTTTTCATGATAATTCCCTAATTTCAACAACGCCGTGCATGATAACGGCTTTACCTTGAATAAGTGGTCAGCTTTCCGTGTTATGCGACAAAACTCACCTCACATTGTCAGTAAATTCATATACCAGATCTTTAGCCTATAGTCTCAAATCACCTCAGGATGCTTGTTCAGTGAGAATTTCTAGGTTTATCAGCAAGACACTGCTTTGAAGGTCTAGTGGACTAAATCAAAAAGCCGTAACAAAGATGACGAGCCTAGAAAACTCGCCCAGAGGGAAGCGCCTGGCGCCCCGATTTCTGCGTTAAAGGTATTTGAAAGGGAAAGCCATTCCTTTATACCTTTACCTTGGTATCGTTACCTTGACTTCGATACGCTAGTCCGCTTCATCCTGCATCTTGAGGTGGCTTGAGTATAAACAAGAATAGAAAAATACTCTGGCTACGAATGAGAGTTTGGTATCATTCGCGCCTATCTCCCCCTCCGAATGTTAGGATTTTGCAGTGAACACTCGAATTGACCATGCCCAACTCGATTGGAACGACAACGGCACACCAGTCTCAAACGCCTTTGACGATGTCTACTTTTCCAATCACAACGGACTTGAAGAGTCGCGCTATGTGTTTATCACGCAAAATCAACTACCACAGCGATGGGAATCAGGTGAGCAACGCCGTTTTGTTATCGGTGAAACGGGATTTGGTACCGGGCTCAATTTTCTCGCTGTATGGCAAGCATTTAAGCAGTTTCGTGAAAATCATCCAGAAGCCAAGATTAAAGAACTCCACTTCATTAGTTTCGAGAAGTTCCCTGTCACCTTAGATGACCTCGTAAAAGCCCATCAAGCATGGCCTGAATTGGCCGAGCTAGCGACGCAACTTCAGGCTCACTACCCACCTGCCGTCGCCGACTGTCATCGCATCGTTCTGGAAGACGGATTGATCACCCTTGATTTATGGTTTGGCGATATTCAGGACTGCTTGCCTCAGGTATGGACAGGAAAAGACGGGATTGTCGATTGCTGGTTTCTCGATGGCTTCGCGCCGAGTAAAAATGAGGCGATGTGGAGCCAAACGGTGTTTAACCAAATGGCACGACTTGGGCGAAAAGCGTGCACAACAGCGACATTTACCGCCGCTGGATTTGTACGCCGTGGCTTGATTGAGGCAGGCTTTACCATGAAAAAGGTAAAAGGCTTTGGCACTAAGCGAGAGATGCTAGCTGGCACCCTAGACTCGCGGACACAGGCGGCATCACATGCGCCGTGGTATGCGATACCTCCATCAACGTTAGATGCGAATAGCCATGTCGCCATTATTGGCGGCGGCATCGCATCCGCAACCACAGCCTTGTCTCTTGCGCGGCGCGGCATCAATGTCACCATTTATTGCAAAGACTCACAGTTGGCCAATGGCGCGTCCGGCAACCGACAAGGCGCTGTGTATCCCCTTCTCAACAATCAGTTTAATGCGATTTCTCGTTTTTTTTCGACCGCGTTTATTTATGCACGACAGCTTGGTGAGCAAGTGAATGCGAAGATACCCTACCAACATGCCTGGTGCGGTGTTACCCAGCTCAAATATGATGACAAGGCAAAGAGTAAGCTCAACAAACTGCTAGATGGTCAATTTGACCCTCAATTGGTTCATGGGTTGGATATTCATCAAACAGAACAGGTCGCTGGTATTAAGGTCGGCTGTGAATCTATCCATTATCCTTTGGGTGGCTGGGTCTGTCCGCAACAACTAACGCATGCCACAATGAACTTAGCTGCAAGTTTGTCGCAGCAAAATGGGTCAAGCCTTATCACACTGAAAAACGTTGAGATACAGGATCTAGAAGCCGATGACGAAAACTGGCACCTCGTTGGCAAAGAGCAACGATTTGTCCATTCTCATGTCATTGTCGCCAATGGTCATGCGTTTACTCAGTTTTCTCAATCGGAGACACTTCCAGCCTACCCAGTGCGTGGACAGGTAAGCCATATTCCGACCAACTCACAACTGCGCCCACTGAAAAGCGTACTTTGTTATGATGGATACCTAACGCCTGCAAACAACGACCAGCATTGTATTGGGGCGAGTTATGACCGCAATGAAACCGCACTGGAATACAGCAAATCACATCAAAAAGACAATCAACAACGCCTGATTAACTGTTTACCTGACCTCGAGTGGCCACACTCAATTGATTTCAGTGACGATGATGCGCGTGTTGGGATCCGTTGTGCAACGCGAGATCATCTTCCTTTTGTTGGTGCACTCGGTGATAAGCAAAAAGCAATTGATGACTATCAAACGCTGCAAAAACAGCAAGAAGCAGCCAATGATGTCGCACAGTTCGACAATCTTTATTGTCTTATCGGGCTGGGCTCTCGAGGCTTAAGTTCTGCGCCTTTGCTCGGTGAGCTGCTCGCGTCACAAATGTGCGGCGACCCTCTTCCACTACCACAATCGGTGCTAGATGCGCTTCACCCCAGCCGAATGTGGGTACGTAAACTTCTGAAAGGAAAAGCCGTAGAGTAGATGTCTTGGCTTGAATATAAAAAACGGAGAGCCATTTGAGTTCTCCGTCTTCTTTTGCATATCGATTATTCCGCGTCTGGGTAACCTTGCGGGTTTTTACTTTGCCAGCGCCACGTATCTGCCATCATGGCCTCAATACCGCGAGTGGCTTTCCACCCCAATTCCGTAGCAGCTAGTGCAGGGTCAGCGTAACATTCGGCAATGTCGCCTGTACGTCGCGGAGCAATCTTGTAGGGTACTGAAACTTGAGAAGCAATCTCGAACGCTTTCACCATTTCTAACACCGAGTAACCATTTCCGGTGCCTAAATTGTAGGTAAACACGCCCGAGGTGGTTTCAATCTTCTCCAATGCCTTTAAATGACCTTCAGCCAAATCAACAACATGAATATAATCCCGCACGCCAGTACCATCTGCAGTCGGGTAATCATCGCCAAAGACGGCAAGCTGTTGTAACTTTCCTATGGCAACTTGGGAGATATACGGCAACAAGTTGTTCGGTATGCCATTCGGATCTTCGCCGATTTGACCAGACTCATGAGCACCAACCGGATTAAAGTAGCGTAAAATGACAAAAGCGAACCGAGGGTCAGATACCGCAACATCACGAAGCACCTGTTCTACCATCAACTTCGAGGTCCCATAAGGGTTAGTCGTACCGCCGACAGGGAAATCCTCACGAATAGGTACAGATGCAGGGTCACCATACACCGTTGCTGAAGAGCTAAACACTAGCTTAAAGACACCTGCTTTCTGCATCTCCTCCACCAGCACAGCAGAACCAGTGACGTTGTTTTGATAATACGCCAATGGCTTCTCGACTGATTCTCCAACCGCTTTTAAACCGGCAAAGTGAATAACAGACTCAATCTGATATTCAGAAAACAAGGATTGCAATACACTCCTATCCAGAATATCGCCTCTGACAAAAGTGACGCTTTTTCCCGCTAACGCTTCAACACGCTGCAAAGAAACCTCAGAGGAGTTTGAAAGATTATCCAGAACAACAACCTCTTCGCCTTTTTCCAACAGCTGCAGTACTGTGTGTGAGCCAATATAACCCGCTCCGCCTGTCACTAAAATCGCCATTTCTAATCCCTAGCCAAATGATTTAAACACTCTAAGTTTAAACAATTTAGGTAAAACCCACATCAACTTTCACACCCTAGCTGAATATCGATATTGGCGCCTATGATACGCAATTTCTCGGCCAACGCTTTTTGTGCGTCTGGCGAACCATGTACCAGCCTAATGACTTTTGGCTCAGACTCAAACTCAGTCACGAAGCGAATGAGATCTTGGCTATCGGCATGGGCAGAATAACCCGACAACGCATGCACTTGTGCCTTCACATCCACCATTTTATTATCTACTTTCACATTTGAGTTGCCAGCGAGCAGTTGGGCGCCCAGGGTGCCTTCCGCTTGATAACCTGCCAAAATCACGTCGGTGTTATTGTTAGGCAATAGTGCTTTTAAGTAGTTAACAATTCTGCCCCCGGTACACATCCCACTTGACGCAATCACGACAGCAGGTTCACCAGAGATTCTTAATCTTTCCACCAGTGCTTCATGATGATCATGCGTTTCAATACGAACACAACTTTCAAAAGCCATGGGGTGACGAAAAGCATCGAGTCGCTCTTTAGCTTCTGCACTCCAGAAGCGTTTAAATTGTTGATATTGCTCAGTCACTTTTGCCGCTAGAGGCGAGTCCAAAATAATGGGGATCTCTTGCCATGGGCCGTTGGGCTGACTATGTGCAATGATGTTTTCAATATCGAAAAGCAGTTCTTGCGTCCGTCCAATACTGAAGGCTGGGATTAAAATCGCGCCACCATTCTCAAAAGAACGCTCGATAATCGCCTTGAGAGCTTGCTGCCGTGTGTCTACCCCCTCATGCCGTTTCCCCCCATACGTTGATTCCAGTACCAACATATCGGCCCGCTCAACGACACTCGGGTCAGGCAACAATGATGTACCATAACTCCCCAGATCCCCGCTAAAAACAACCCTTTTTGACTGACTCGTTTCGATCTCAACGATGCTTGACCCTAATATGTGTCCAGCAGGCGTGAATCGAAACTTCACCGGTGGCCCAACCATTTGTGAAAGCTGCACCCAACAATGATAAGGGATTGGCCTCATACGGGTATTCACAATATCGAGAAAGCGCTTGCGTTGCTCTTTGTTGAGTCCTAACTGAATTTTCAGTCCATCGTCCAGCATGATGGGGACTAGGTGGGCAGTTGCCTCACTAGCATATATCGGCCCATTATAGCCAGCAGCCAAAAGCCAAGGAATACGCCCAATGTGATCGATGTGGGCGTGCGTAATCAATAGTGCTTGAATACCTTTAATATCAAATTCAATGTCTGGTGAAGCAGACTTTTCCTTCCCTTGAAAAACACCACAGTCAACGAGCAATCGACACTGCTCATCAACCAATTCGTGACAGGAGCCTGTCACGCCTGTCCTTGCTCCATGGTGAATCACTTTCATCTCTGATTTCTACTGTGTTTGTTTATATTTACATGAGATGGAAACAATTATTTCACCGCTAAAAACAACTGTAGGTAGGTTTGTTCAGGCGCTCGGGTGAGTTCACACTTTGAGATTCAAAAAATTGACGCTGAGCGCAAAATTGTCAAAAAACAGACACGACTAACTATACAAAATCGACTCTTGAGCACTTTTAGCTAACTCAGGTAAAAAAAT
Proteins encoded in this region:
- the fabB gene encoding beta-ketoacyl-ACP synthase I, whose product is MKRAVITGMGIVSSIGNNVKEVLASLKEGKSGINFSEQFAEMKLRSNVWGDLKLNPAEHIDRKIMRFMGDAAGYAYLSMEQAIEDAGLTEEQVSNFRTGLVAGSGGASAVNQKTATDTMLERGVRRIGPYMVPRTMSSTVSACLATPFKIKGVNYSISSACATSAHCIGHALELIQLGKQDVVFAGGGEELDWTQTIMFDAMGALSTKYNDNPKAASRTYDADRDGFIISGGGGILVIEELEHAKARGAKIYGEIIGYGATSDGYDMVAPSGEGAVRCMQMAMQDFEGDVDYINTHGTSTPVGDTKELGAIQEVFGDKSPAISATKAMTGHALGAAGVHEAIYSTLMLENNFVAPSINIDNLDEAAAGLDIVTETREAELKTVMSNSFGFGGTNATLLIKKYED
- the galE gene encoding UDP-glucose 4-epimerase GalE, which produces MAILVTGGAGYIGSHTVLQLLEKGEEVVVLDNLSNSSEVSLQRVEALAGKSVTFVRGDILDRSVLQSLFSEYQIESVIHFAGLKAVGESVEKPLAYYQNNVTGSAVLVEEMQKAGVFKLVFSSSATVYGDPASVPIREDFPVGGTTNPYGTSKLMVEQVLRDVAVSDPRFAFVILRYFNPVGAHESGQIGEDPNGIPNNLLPYISQVAIGKLQQLAVFGDDYPTADGTGVRDYIHVVDLAEGHLKALEKIETTSGVFTYNLGTGNGYSVLEMVKAFEIASQVSVPYKIAPRRTGDIAECYADPALAATELGWKATRGIEAMMADTWRWQSKNPQGYPDAE
- the mnmC gene encoding bifunctional tRNA (5-methylaminomethyl-2-thiouridine)(34)-methyltransferase MnmD/FAD-dependent 5-carboxymethylaminomethyl-2-thiouridine(34) oxidoreductase MnmC, translated to MNTRIDHAQLDWNDNGTPVSNAFDDVYFSNHNGLEESRYVFITQNQLPQRWESGEQRRFVIGETGFGTGLNFLAVWQAFKQFRENHPEAKIKELHFISFEKFPVTLDDLVKAHQAWPELAELATQLQAHYPPAVADCHRIVLEDGLITLDLWFGDIQDCLPQVWTGKDGIVDCWFLDGFAPSKNEAMWSQTVFNQMARLGRKACTTATFTAAGFVRRGLIEAGFTMKKVKGFGTKREMLAGTLDSRTQAASHAPWYAIPPSTLDANSHVAIIGGGIASATTALSLARRGINVTIYCKDSQLANGASGNRQGAVYPLLNNQFNAISRFFSTAFIYARQLGEQVNAKIPYQHAWCGVTQLKYDDKAKSKLNKLLDGQFDPQLVHGLDIHQTEQVAGIKVGCESIHYPLGGWVCPQQLTHATMNLAASLSQQNGSSLITLKNVEIQDLEADDENWHLVGKEQRFVHSHVIVANGHAFTQFSQSETLPAYPVRGQVSHIPTNSQLRPLKSVLCYDGYLTPANNDQHCIGASYDRNETALEYSKSHQKDNQQRLINCLPDLEWPHSIDFSDDDARVGIRCATRDHLPFVGALGDKQKAIDDYQTLQKQQEAANDVAQFDNLYCLIGLGSRGLSSAPLLGELLASQMCGDPLPLPQSVLDALHPSRMWVRKLLKGKAVE
- a CDS encoding MBL fold metallo-hydrolase RNA specificity domain-containing protein, with the protein product MKVIHHGARTGVTGSCHELVDEQCRLLVDCGVFQGKEKSASPDIEFDIKGIQALLITHAHIDHIGRIPWLLAAGYNGPIYASEATAHLVPIMLDDGLKIQLGLNKEQRKRFLDIVNTRMRPIPYHCWVQLSQMVGPPVKFRFTPAGHILGSSIVEIETSQSKRVVFSGDLGSYGTSLLPDPSVVERADMLVLESTYGGKRHEGVDTRQQALKAIIERSFENGGAILIPAFSIGRTQELLFDIENIIAHSQPNGPWQEIPIILDSPLAAKVTEQYQQFKRFWSAEAKERLDAFRHPMAFESCVRIETHDHHEALVERLRISGEPAVVIASSGMCTGGRIVNYLKALLPNNNTDVILAGYQAEGTLGAQLLAGNSNVKVDNKMVDVKAQVHALSGYSAHADSQDLIRFVTEFESEPKVIRLVHGSPDAQKALAEKLRIIGANIDIQLGCES
- a CDS encoding DeoR/GlpR family DNA-binding transcription regulator, yielding MDDDKLSLRQKQICQLLEEKEKLHTDDLADHFSVSTQTIRRDINLLCEIGVARRYFGGITKNNQFSNKPFFERQATNYETKTVIAERLVEDIGAGTSLFLGFGTTAECVAQALLQHQDLRVITNNISVASILSQAPAIEVVVVGGVLRHADKDLVGYSTINAFQQFKADYAVVSCGSMDIDDGIYDYDISEADVTRCLIAQASHTLLITDSSKWVRRSQVKIAAWSSVHCLYTDYIEPDKVEMLMRDGVRCISVNDPA
- a CDS encoding glycosyltransferase family 9 protein; its protein translation is MTLVNIDRFHQWRRFARLKIIDFITNLLTRKKAISTKEITSIALLRWDGKLGDSIVSGAFIQQLNRYRPDIKITIITTQSAYQWLKHIGNVEFVLVEGKNKRALKTLREHQGRFDAVAELSCRLSHQTLHAMRVLKASMNIGYQQNDFKTFNQQLTTLNFQQRYIELAALFTGDKEPMPLPVPDYNNHQMSGKVIQKRDIICVNLFGANIERTFSKKAAIYFLDNLANKFKHHQIILIPTPDKMAFLHDVTSSLNHPSIYLPDITPSISNTLYLLSVSALCISPDTAVIHMAGALNTPTLGIYRYDMDNYHQWPPSAFFSDVTFIRQDKAPGVEIDTQDLDLNELLGKAQTLISQSQQEDKRRA